From the Alkalibacter rhizosphaerae genome, one window contains:
- a CDS encoding nucleoside deaminase: protein MKHFMEVAIQEAKKAASEGEVPVGAVVVLNDKIVGTGRNQMEQKKDGTAHAEILAIQEASANLGRWRLDDCHLYVTLEPCLMCMGAIINSRVKRLIIGASDLKGGGLDLLRFKDHGHQIRHLEVYEGILEEDCARMLQEFFKEKRN, encoded by the coding sequence ATGAAGCATTTTATGGAAGTCGCCATCCAAGAAGCGAAAAAAGCCGCATCCGAAGGAGAAGTCCCTGTTGGAGCCGTCGTGGTTTTGAACGATAAGATCGTAGGCACCGGTCGTAATCAGATGGAGCAAAAGAAAGATGGGACTGCTCATGCAGAGATCCTTGCCATACAAGAAGCTTCCGCCAATCTGGGCCGTTGGCGGCTGGATGACTGCCACTTGTACGTTACATTGGAGCCTTGTCTCATGTGCATGGGAGCGATCATCAACAGCCGGGTGAAGCGTTTGATCATTGGAGCCTCCGATCTCAAGGGCGGAGGATTGGATCTGCTGCGTTTTAAGGACCATGGCCATCAGATCCGTCATTTGGAAGTCTACGAGGGGATCCTGGAAGAAGACTGTGCCCGGATGCTCCAAGAATTTTTCAAAGAAAAAAGGAACTGA
- a CDS encoding iron-containing alcohol dehydrogenase gives MARYGQITPIVFGEGTIHQLGEETKNFGCSKVLLISDEGVAKTQAYELGKASLMKAGVEVVEFTKVLPDPPDHIVNDGGALARAEKVDGLVAIGGGSPIDAAKAINILVHNEPPINRYFGNPVYEPGLPLIVVPTTSGTGSEVTMIGVLTDTVNDVKTSIIGKADLGILDPMITVSVPRRGTVSTGMDAFAHACESITTKDPNPKSQLLAEDAIRRICKYLERAAEDGSDVEARSNLMLASNFAGIAFNDALVHLGHAIAHSVGAKFHFVHGNICAVALPEVMIYAASIVPERVKIVGEAMGIEYEDDMIPQRIGEKTAQAIRDFLRRLEVPSLKEEGLDRAELIGIADMVLTDPTYHFVPKQLTKKEVEVILGKVYDNY, from the coding sequence ATGGCAAGATACGGACAGATCACACCCATCGTATTTGGAGAAGGAACCATTCATCAATTAGGAGAAGAAACAAAAAATTTCGGATGCAGCAAAGTGTTGCTCATCAGCGACGAAGGCGTGGCAAAGACCCAAGCCTACGAACTTGGTAAAGCCAGTTTGATGAAAGCCGGCGTTGAAGTGGTTGAATTCACCAAGGTACTTCCAGATCCTCCGGACCACATCGTTAATGATGGTGGCGCTCTGGCTAGAGCGGAAAAAGTGGACGGCTTGGTTGCCATTGGCGGAGGAAGTCCCATTGACGCTGCAAAGGCAATCAACATATTGGTCCATAACGAGCCTCCAATCAACCGATATTTCGGAAATCCGGTGTACGAACCGGGTCTGCCCTTGATCGTGGTCCCCACCACATCAGGAACCGGCAGCGAGGTGACCATGATCGGGGTGTTGACAGACACCGTAAATGACGTTAAAACGTCCATCATCGGCAAGGCAGACCTTGGGATCTTGGATCCCATGATCACCGTGTCCGTACCCAGACGTGGAACGGTCAGTACCGGAATGGATGCCTTCGCCCATGCATGTGAATCCATAACAACGAAAGATCCGAATCCGAAAAGTCAATTGTTGGCGGAAGATGCCATTCGCCGGATCTGCAAATACCTGGAACGTGCAGCAGAAGACGGCAGTGACGTGGAAGCCAGAAGCAATCTAATGTTGGCCAGCAATTTTGCCGGGATCGCATTCAATGATGCATTGGTTCATTTGGGCCATGCCATCGCCCATTCTGTCGGTGCCAAATTTCACTTTGTTCACGGAAACATATGTGCTGTCGCGTTGCCGGAAGTCATGATCTATGCTGCGTCCATTGTACCGGAACGGGTGAAGATCGTTGGAGAGGCAATGGGCATTGAGTATGAAGACGACATGATCCCCCAACGGATCGGAGAAAAAACGGCACAAGCCATTCGCGATTTTTTAAGAAGGTTGGAAGTACCTTCTCTTAAAGAGGAGGGGTTGGACCGGGCTGAGCTGATCGGCATCGCAGACATGGTTCTGACAGATCCCACCTATCATTTTGTTCCAAAACAATTAACCAAAAAAGAAGTGGAAGTCATCTTGGGAAAAGTATACGACAATTATTAA
- the htpG gene encoding molecular chaperone HtpG, whose protein sequence is MTKKAFQAESRRLLDLMIHSIYTHREIFLRELISNASDAMDKMYYRALTDDQIPFHKDDYLIDIHIDKENRSLRIVDHGIGMTKEELEENLGTIAKSGSQSFKETNEIRDGYDIIGQFGVGFYSAFMVADKVTVLTKSPDSETAYRWESEGTDGYTIEETHKDAHGTEITLIIKENDEEESYDDYLENDRIRQIIKKYSDFIRYPIRLEEETVNSMVPIWRKNKSELTTEDYNNFYSEKHYGFDEPIKYIHTNVDGSIRYRALLYIPESRPFDYYTRDYEKGLELYSNGVLIMEKSADLLPDHFSFVKGLVDSEDLSLNISREMLQHDRQLKFIAKNIRNKIKNELLNLLNENRERYEAFYDAFGRQLKYGVYTDYGVNKEEIQDLLLFQWSKDKKLVTLKEYVENMPEDQSYIYYAAGESAEKIDKSPQVEAAVEKGYPFLYLTEEVDEFAINMLGTYEEKEFRSLAGNDTGLESEEKELDKDLEEESADMLAAMKEHLNDKVQDVRLSKRLRKHPVCLIFEGELSIEMEKILRSMPEGQNVAAQKILEINPDHTVYKSLKMSYNNDREKFHLYTDILYGQALLIEGLPMEDPVDFADKVSRLM, encoded by the coding sequence ATGACAAAAAAAGCATTTCAAGCAGAGTCCAGGCGCCTGTTGGATCTAATGATTCATTCCATTTACACCCATCGGGAGATTTTTTTACGGGAATTGATCTCCAACGCCAGCGATGCCATGGACAAAATGTACTATCGGGCCCTGACCGACGACCAGATCCCTTTTCATAAAGATGACTATTTGATCGATATCCATATCGACAAGGAGAATCGATCCCTGCGGATCGTGGATCACGGCATCGGTATGACCAAGGAAGAACTGGAAGAAAATTTGGGGACCATCGCCAAAAGCGGATCCCAGTCCTTCAAGGAAACCAATGAGATCCGAGACGGATACGACATCATCGGCCAATTCGGTGTAGGTTTCTACAGTGCATTCATGGTGGCCGACAAGGTGACCGTACTTACTAAATCACCCGACAGCGAAACCGCCTATCGGTGGGAATCGGAGGGGACCGACGGATACACGATTGAAGAAACACATAAGGACGCCCATGGAACCGAGATCACCCTGATCATTAAAGAGAACGACGAAGAAGAATCCTACGACGACTATTTGGAAAACGATCGGATCCGACAAATCATCAAAAAATATTCGGATTTCATTCGGTATCCCATCCGTTTGGAGGAAGAAACCGTCAACAGCATGGTCCCCATTTGGCGAAAGAACAAATCGGAATTGACGACCGAAGATTACAATAATTTTTATTCAGAAAAACATTACGGCTTCGATGAACCGATCAAATATATCCATACCAACGTTGATGGTTCCATCCGTTACAGAGCCTTGCTGTACATTCCTGAAAGCCGCCCCTTCGATTATTACACCAGGGATTATGAAAAGGGATTGGAATTGTATTCCAATGGTGTTTTGATCATGGAAAAAAGCGCCGATCTTCTGCCGGATCATTTCAGTTTTGTCAAAGGCTTGGTGGACTCGGAAGATCTCTCTCTGAATATCTCCAGGGAAATGCTGCAGCATGACCGCCAATTGAAGTTTATTGCAAAGAACATCAGAAACAAAATAAAAAATGAGTTGCTGAATCTTTTGAATGAAAATCGAGAACGTTATGAAGCTTTTTATGACGCCTTTGGCCGCCAGTTGAAATACGGCGTCTACACAGACTATGGCGTCAACAAGGAAGAAATCCAGGATCTACTGCTCTTCCAATGGTCCAAGGACAAAAAACTGGTGACACTCAAAGAATACGTGGAAAACATGCCAGAAGACCAATCTTACATCTATTATGCCGCCGGGGAATCTGCAGAGAAGATCGACAAATCCCCCCAAGTGGAAGCTGCCGTGGAAAAAGGATACCCTTTCCTCTACCTGACAGAAGAAGTGGACGAGTTCGCCATCAACATGTTGGGAACCTATGAGGAAAAGGAATTCCGTTCCCTTGCAGGCAACGACACCGGGCTGGAATCGGAAGAAAAAGAACTGGACAAGGATCTGGAAGAAGAAAGTGCGGATATGCTGGCAGCCATGAAGGAGCACTTGAATGACAAGGTCCAGGATGTTCGCCTCTCCAAACGACTGCGCAAACATCCTGTTTGCCTCATATTCGAAGGAGAGCTATCCATAGAAATGGAAAAAATACTTCGGTCCATGCCGGAAGGGCAAAATGTGGCAGCACAAAAAATTCTTGAGATCAATCCGGATCATACCGTGTACAAATCGCTAAAAATGTCTTATAATAATGACAGGGAAAAATTCCATCTCTATACGGACATTCTTTACGGTCAGGCTCTTCTCATCGAAGGTTTGCCAATGGAAGATCCGGTGGATTTTGCGGATAAAGTGTCCCGATTGATGTAA
- a CDS encoding isocitrate/isopropylmalate family dehydrogenase — protein MDQLQIAKDHFAKLIEDQLVRIEKMKETKEFLNYDDLDKIVIGVVGGDGIGPFITAQAQRVLEYLLQEEVKSGKVEFRTIDGLTIENRAAQNKAIPDDVLEELKKCHIILKGPTTTPRAGDPWPNIESANVAMRKELDLFANVRPVKVPEQGIDWIFYRENTEGAYALGSQGIHVNDDLAIDFTVTTQEGSYRIIKAAFDYAHKSGKNKVTVVTKANVVKATDGKFLDVAKEVAKEYPGVEWDDWYIDIMTAKLIDEKRRKDFKVMVLPNLYGDILTDEAAEFQGGVGTAGSANIGKRYAMFEAIHGSAPRMVEEGRGNYADPSSIIRAGVMLLEHMGKNEKAAALARALDICGNEEKRLIVTGRTNGASSDAYADYIMETLEKL, from the coding sequence ATGGATCAACTACAAATTGCCAAGGACCATTTTGCGAAGCTGATCGAGGACCAACTGGTTCGCATCGAAAAAATGAAGGAAACAAAAGAATTTTTGAATTATGACGATTTGGATAAAATCGTGATCGGTGTTGTGGGTGGAGACGGCATTGGGCCCTTCATCACTGCCCAGGCTCAACGTGTTTTGGAATACCTTTTGCAAGAGGAAGTGAAATCTGGAAAGGTGGAGTTTCGAACCATCGATGGACTGACCATCGAAAACCGTGCTGCACAAAATAAGGCCATTCCGGATGATGTGCTGGAAGAGCTGAAGAAGTGCCATATTATTTTGAAAGGGCCAACGACTACGCCGAGAGCGGGAGATCCCTGGCCAAACATTGAAAGCGCCAACGTAGCCATGCGTAAAGAATTGGATCTCTTTGCCAATGTTCGTCCCGTTAAGGTACCGGAGCAGGGCATCGACTGGATCTTCTATCGGGAAAATACAGAAGGAGCCTATGCACTGGGAAGCCAGGGAATCCATGTCAATGACGATCTAGCCATCGATTTTACCGTAACGACCCAGGAAGGATCCTATCGGATCATCAAAGCGGCATTTGATTATGCCCACAAGTCCGGAAAAAACAAGGTTACTGTCGTAACAAAGGCAAATGTGGTCAAGGCGACGGACGGAAAATTTCTGGATGTGGCCAAAGAAGTGGCCAAAGAATATCCTGGCGTAGAATGGGATGACTGGTATATTGACATCATGACCGCCAAGCTTATTGATGAAAAGAGAAGAAAAGACTTCAAAGTCATGGTATTGCCAAACCTGTATGGTGATATTTTGACGGATGAAGCTGCAGAGTTTCAAGGCGGTGTGGGAACGGCAGGCAGTGCCAACATCGGCAAAAGATACGCCATGTTTGAAGCCATTCACGGTTCCGCACCTCGAATGGTGGAAGAAGGTCGGGGCAACTATGCCGATCCGAGCAGCATCATACGTGCAGGGGTCATGTTGCTGGAACACATGGGCAAAAATGAAAAGGCGGCAGCGCTGGCGAGAGCATTGGACATCTGCGGCAACGAGGAGAAGCGCCTGATCGTCACCGGACGCACCAACGGTGCCAGCAGTGATGCTTATGCCGACTACATAATGGAGACCCTGGAAAAACTATAA
- the serC gene encoding 3-phosphoserine/phosphohydroxythreonine transaminase, with amino-acid sequence MNQRVYNFSAGPSALPESVLMEASKDMLNYKGSGMSVMEMSHRSKVFEEIIQEAESLFRDLLGIHDRYKVLFLQGGASTQFSMIPMNLMTKTGKADYVDTGSWASKAIKEAKRYGNVNVLASSKDKTYSYIPELDPASFTKDADYFHITVNNTIYGTRFAPDLLPDTNGVPLVGDMSSNILSEVYDINKFGLIYAGAQKNMGPSGLTMVAIREDLVGQAMDLTPTMLNYKIHVDADSLYNTPPCYSIYIAMLIFRWLKNQGGVEAMEKTNKEKAALLYNYLDESSLFKATVEEKDRSLMNIPFVTGNDELDGAFVKESTAKGLVNLKGHRSVGGMRASIYNAMTMEGVETLVAFMKEFEAKNK; translated from the coding sequence ATGAACCAACGCGTCTACAACTTTTCTGCCGGCCCTTCTGCGTTGCCGGAATCGGTCTTGATGGAAGCATCTAAAGATATGCTCAATTACAAGGGCAGTGGTATGTCCGTCATGGAAATGAGTCATAGATCAAAAGTCTTCGAAGAGATCATCCAGGAGGCAGAGTCCCTATTTCGAGATTTGCTTGGCATTCATGACCGCTACAAGGTACTATTTCTCCAAGGCGGCGCCTCCACCCAGTTTTCCATGATTCCCATGAACCTGATGACAAAGACGGGGAAAGCCGACTATGTGGATACCGGATCTTGGGCTTCCAAAGCCATCAAAGAGGCAAAACGGTACGGCAACGTCAACGTTTTGGCCAGTTCCAAAGACAAAACCTATTCTTATATCCCGGAATTGGATCCAGCAAGCTTTACCAAGGATGCGGATTATTTTCACATCACTGTGAACAACACCATCTACGGCACCCGTTTCGCACCGGATCTTTTGCCGGACACCAATGGGGTCCCCCTGGTCGGCGACATGTCCTCCAACATTTTGTCGGAGGTATACGACATCAACAAATTTGGATTGATCTACGCCGGCGCCCAAAAGAACATGGGACCATCTGGATTGACCATGGTCGCCATTCGGGAAGACCTTGTAGGGCAGGCCATGGATCTGACCCCTACCATGCTGAACTATAAAATACATGTGGACGCGGATTCCCTCTACAACACGCCGCCTTGCTATTCCATCTATATCGCCATGCTGATCTTCCGGTGGTTGAAAAACCAGGGTGGTGTGGAAGCCATGGAAAAAACGAACAAGGAAAAGGCAGCATTGCTTTACAACTATCTGGACGAGAGCAGCCTGTTCAAAGCCACCGTGGAGGAAAAAGACAGGTCGTTGATGAACATTCCTTTCGTGACCGGAAATGACGAACTGGATGGGGCTTTTGTGAAGGAGTCCACGGCAAAGGGCCTGGTCAACTTGAAGGGGCATCGATCCGTGGGTGGCATGCGCGCCAGCATTTACAACGCCATGACCATGGAAGGCGTGGAAACCCTGGTTGCATTCATGAAGGAATTTGAAGCAAAAAACAAATGA
- a CDS encoding cold-shock protein, translating into MSGTVKWFNSDKGFGFITGDDGNDVFAHYSQIVADGFKTLEEGQKVTFDIVQGPKGPQAENIQVVK; encoded by the coding sequence ATGAGCGGTACAGTAAAATGGTTTAACTCGGACAAAGGATTTGGATTTATCACAGGTGACGACGGAAACGACGTTTTCGCACACTATTCTCAAATCGTAGCAGACGGATTCAAAACTTTGGAAGAAGGACAAAAAGTCACTTTTGACATCGTACAAGGACCGAAAGGCCCACAAGCAGAAAACATCCAAGTAGTTAAGTAA
- a CDS encoding cell wall-active antibiotics response protein, whose protein sequence is MKRNRGDLLFGLLVLAIGIVLLTNSLGFTRVSVLALLFRYWPVFIIVGGVGLLLNHRNRGEVISGILVSILGIALLLRNLGYIHFDLSSLFKLFWPVLLILVGLIILTGRHSNGKSNIALMGGVERTKMPWALDETAFYAVMGGIELDFSLAEIPEGTTVIDLIAVMGGIEIKVPKNIELECDGFALLGGVEMLDKSAGGIISSASTSYTPSEPTTKKLIFHCRAVMGGIEIKASS, encoded by the coding sequence ATGAAAAGAAATCGCGGTGATTTATTGTTTGGTTTGCTGGTCCTTGCTATCGGCATTGTGCTGCTCACCAACAGTCTTGGTTTTACCAGAGTTTCCGTGTTGGCTTTGCTCTTTCGCTACTGGCCGGTCTTTATCATCGTCGGCGGAGTGGGATTGCTTCTCAACCACAGAAACAGGGGAGAGGTCATTTCCGGCATCCTCGTATCCATTTTGGGTATTGCATTACTACTACGAAATTTAGGGTATATCCACTTCGATCTGTCCAGCCTTTTCAAACTGTTCTGGCCGGTTCTGCTCATCCTCGTCGGCTTGATCATTTTGACAGGTCGCCATTCCAACGGCAAATCCAATATCGCCCTGATGGGTGGCGTCGAGCGAACAAAAATGCCCTGGGCCTTGGATGAAACGGCTTTTTATGCGGTCATGGGCGGCATTGAACTGGATTTTTCATTGGCGGAAATCCCTGAAGGAACAACTGTCATCGATTTGATCGCGGTCATGGGTGGCATCGAAATCAAAGTCCCTAAAAACATTGAACTGGAATGTGACGGCTTCGCACTTTTAGGCGGTGTGGAAATGCTGGACAAATCTGCCGGCGGGATCATTTCCAGTGCATCCACTTCTTATACGCCATCGGAACCCACCACAAAAAAATTGATCTTTCATTGCAGAGCCGTCATGGGTGGCATAGAAATAAAGGCTTCGAGTTGA
- a CDS encoding PTS sugar transporter subunit IIB produces MTKKILVACGTAIATSTVVAKKIEKLCKDQGIPCMLVQCKATEALSKSKTLQPDVIVSTIELPEITEIPVINGRPFLTGVELDETVEALLATIKD; encoded by the coding sequence ATGACAAAAAAAATCTTGGTAGCATGCGGAACCGCTATAGCTACTTCAACAGTTGTGGCGAAAAAAATAGAAAAATTGTGCAAGGATCAGGGGATCCCTTGCATGTTGGTACAGTGCAAAGCAACAGAAGCACTTTCAAAGTCAAAAACACTGCAGCCGGACGTGATCGTCAGCACTATTGAATTGCCGGAAATCACAGAGATCCCGGTGATCAACGGAAGACCTTTTTTGACCGGCGTGGAACTGGATGAAACAGTGGAAGCGTTATTGGCAACGATCAAGGATTAA
- a CDS encoding encapsulin-associated ferritin-like protein, with protein MTQYHEPVEILDEKTRNITRAINSLKEELEAVDWYNQRVNATSDTELKEIMAHNRDEEIEHACMTLEWLRRNMDGWDEELRTYLFAEGSILEAEEAAEGAE; from the coding sequence ATGACACAATATCATGAACCAGTAGAAATTTTGGATGAAAAAACGAGAAATATCACCAGGGCGATCAACAGTCTGAAGGAAGAACTGGAAGCCGTGGATTGGTACAATCAACGAGTCAATGCCACCAGTGATACGGAATTGAAAGAGATCATGGCCCACAACAGGGATGAAGAGATCGAGCATGCTTGCATGACTTTGGAGTGGCTTCGCCGCAACATGGACGGTTGGGATGAGGAACTGCGTACCTATCTCTTTGCGGAAGGATCCATTCTGGAAGCAGAAGAAGCGGCAGAAGGTGCAGAGTAA
- a CDS encoding VanZ family protein: MGEKKNSFDKSKLDWFFVIAWMTLIFIFSAQPATESAAMSGQILQAVQAMIQRILPGRDFDPGWVHFLIRKGAHLFVYAVLGVLTMRALIKSGHFTKHAWFTAFLICILYAAGDEWHQIYVPGRAGQITDVMVDGFGSMGGIFLVLSRNR, translated from the coding sequence TTGGGAGAAAAGAAAAATTCATTTGATAAATCAAAATTGGATTGGTTTTTCGTGATTGCGTGGATGACGTTGATTTTTATATTTTCCGCCCAGCCTGCGACGGAATCTGCAGCCATGAGTGGACAGATCCTGCAGGCCGTACAGGCAATGATCCAGCGGATCCTGCCAGGTCGGGATTTTGATCCTGGATGGGTCCATTTTCTGATCCGCAAGGGAGCACATTTATTTGTCTACGCTGTATTGGGCGTTTTGACCATGCGCGCATTGATAAAAAGCGGACATTTCACGAAGCATGCCTGGTTCACCGCATTTTTGATCTGCATTCTCTACGCAGCCGGTGATGAGTGGCACCAGATCTACGTTCCAGGAAGGGCCGGACAAATCACCGATGTCATGGTGGACGGTTTTGGCAGTATGGGTGGCATATTTCTGGTATTGTCAAGGAACCGGTGA
- a CDS encoding phosphoglycerate dehydrogenase: MFKVKTLNNISQEGLSLLGGNYIITAEDPNPDAILLRSFKMHDMELPESVKIIGRAGAGVNNIPIEEYAAQGVVVVNTPGANANAVKELVILGLLLSSRKVISGINWAKSQQDNPEVDKLIEKEKAKFAGQELTGKKIGVIGLGAIGVLVANAALSLGMEVYGYDPFVSVESAWGLSCDVKRALSLDEIIGECDYITLHVPLIDQTKNMINAERLKKAKPGLRLLNFARGALVSNDNIKAAMESGDLACYVTDFPDQELLQLDNVIGIPHLGASTAESEENCARMAVHEIKEYLENGNIVNSVNYPDCYMGISSTPARIGITHKNIPNMVGQITSSLAKDNINIGDMLNKSKGEFAYTLLDVDSKVTLDSIDRLEKIAGVLKVRIIKNEN, from the coding sequence ATGTTTAAAGTTAAAACACTGAACAACATTTCCCAGGAAGGGCTTTCCCTTCTTGGTGGAAATTACATCATTACAGCCGAAGATCCAAATCCCGATGCCATTTTACTGCGCAGCTTTAAAATGCACGACATGGAACTGCCGGAAAGCGTCAAGATCATCGGACGTGCAGGGGCCGGTGTCAACAACATCCCCATCGAAGAGTACGCGGCTCAAGGGGTGGTTGTAGTCAACACACCCGGCGCCAATGCCAATGCCGTAAAAGAACTGGTCATTTTGGGATTGCTCTTGTCTTCCCGGAAAGTGATCTCCGGCATCAACTGGGCCAAATCGCAACAGGACAATCCGGAAGTGGACAAGCTCATTGAGAAGGAAAAAGCCAAGTTTGCAGGACAGGAACTGACTGGTAAAAAGATCGGCGTCATCGGTCTGGGTGCCATCGGCGTACTGGTGGCCAATGCGGCCTTGTCCTTGGGTATGGAAGTCTACGGATATGATCCGTTTGTGTCCGTCGAATCCGCCTGGGGTTTGAGCTGTGACGTGAAAAGAGCCCTAAGTCTGGACGAGATCATCGGAGAATGCGACTATATCACATTGCACGTCCCCCTCATCGACCAAACGAAGAATATGATCAATGCAGAACGACTCAAGAAAGCCAAACCCGGACTACGATTGTTGAACTTCGCCAGAGGTGCCCTGGTCAGCAATGACAATATCAAGGCCGCCATGGAATCCGGTGATCTGGCGTGCTACGTCACCGATTTCCCGGACCAGGAGCTTCTTCAGCTGGACAATGTCATCGGCATTCCCCATCTGGGCGCTTCCACTGCAGAATCGGAAGAGAATTGCGCCAGAATGGCCGTCCACGAGATCAAGGAATACCTGGAAAACGGAAACATCGTCAACAGCGTCAACTATCCGGATTGCTACATGGGGATCAGCAGCACTCCGGCAAGGATCGGCATTACTCATAAAAATATCCCCAACATGGTAGGTCAGATCACCAGCAGCCTGGCTAAGGACAACATCAATATCGGAGACATGCTCAACAAATCCAAGGGAGAATTTGCATACACCCTGTTGGATGTAGATTCCAAGGTCACTTTAGATTCCATCGACCGTTTGGAAAAAATTGCTGGTGTTTTGAAGGTTCGAATCATAAAAAACGAGAATTAG
- a CDS encoding DUF1015 domain-containing protein, producing the protein MATIRPFASIRPSAALAPKVAALPYDVYNRDEAAKAAEGNPYSFLHIDKPEIDLPDNMDPYDPAVYEKAKANLDRFLQDEILKKDEEPGYYIYALTMEGRRQTGLVCCSLVDDYEKGIIKRHELTREDKEMDRIRHVDACDANTGPIFLTYRAIPSIQEKIDQWIVDHDPENDFETEDGIRHQVWLLNDPQVTEFLTRSFQQVPYTYIADGHHRTASAVKVGLQRRSENPDHTGEEAYNYFLSVLFPDEQLKILDYNRVVKDLNGMKTSEFITALRNHFHVHKVGPVPHRPSKKGEMGMYLDGNWYSMSLVDAVDLKDDPVSRLDVSILQEFVLEGLLGIKDIRRDHRIDFIGGIRGLDELERRCQTDMKVAFAMFPTSIEELMDIADAGLLMPPKSTWFEPKLRSGLFIHSLVD; encoded by the coding sequence ATGGCAACCATCAGACCATTTGCTTCCATTCGTCCATCTGCCGCTCTTGCACCAAAGGTGGCGGCACTGCCTTATGATGTTTATAACCGGGACGAAGCAGCGAAAGCCGCAGAAGGAAACCCTTATTCTTTTCTGCACATCGATAAACCGGAGATCGACCTACCGGACAACATGGATCCTTACGATCCCGCAGTTTATGAAAAAGCCAAAGCCAATCTGGATCGTTTCCTGCAGGATGAGATCTTGAAAAAAGATGAAGAACCCGGCTACTACATTTATGCATTGACCATGGAAGGTCGTCGACAAACGGGACTGGTATGTTGCAGCCTGGTGGACGATTACGAAAAGGGAATCATCAAGCGCCATGAACTGACTCGGGAAGACAAGGAGATGGATCGGATCCGTCATGTTGACGCCTGTGACGCCAACACTGGACCTATATTTCTGACCTATCGCGCCATTCCGTCCATCCAGGAAAAAATAGACCAATGGATCGTGGATCACGATCCGGAAAACGATTTTGAGACAGAAGACGGCATTCGTCATCAGGTGTGGCTTTTGAATGATCCGCAAGTGACGGAATTTTTAACACGCTCCTTTCAACAAGTGCCGTATACCTATATTGCAGACGGACACCATCGCACGGCTTCGGCAGTAAAAGTCGGCTTGCAGCGAAGAAGTGAAAATCCCGATCACACAGGTGAAGAGGCCTACAACTATTTTTTAAGTGTTCTTTTCCCGGATGAACAACTGAAGATCCTGGATTACAACCGGGTGGTGAAGGATTTGAACGGTATGAAAACGTCCGAATTCATCACTGCCTTAAGAAACCATTTTCACGTACATAAAGTCGGTCCAGTGCCCCATCGGCCTTCAAAAAAGGGAGAAATGGGAATGTATCTGGATGGGAACTGGTATTCCATGTCCCTAGTCGATGCAGTGGACTTGAAGGACGACCCCGTTTCCCGGTTGGATGTTTCCATTCTTCAAGAATTTGTACTGGAAGGACTTCTCGGCATCAAAGACATACGCCGGGACCACCGTATCGACTTCATCGGGGGAATTCGAGGATTGGATGAACTGGAACGTCGCTGTCAGACGGATATGAAAGTGGCTTTTGCCATGTTTCCCACCAGCATCGAGGAATTGATGGATATTGCCGATGCGGGCCTTCTGATGCCGCCCAAATCCACCTGGTTCGAGCCAAAATTGAGAAGCGGCCTGTTCATTCACAGTTTGGTAGACTAA